In the Staphylococcus condimenti genome, one interval contains:
- a CDS encoding ABC transporter ATP-binding protein, translating into MIQLKHVNRSFKNGDKINHILKDINLEIQKGEFIAIMGPSGSGKSTLINIIGFIDRGYQGDYLFNGNNYQKSSDNQLAEIRNHVVGFVFQNFKLIQNNTILENVSIPLVYAGIGSQDRKKRVLDTLHDVGLYDKENLVPNKLSGGQQQRVAIARSIVNNPDFIIADEPTGALDSKTSEDIMELFTKLNKSHHTTMIMVTHDREVAEQADRIIHILDGRIQEEEVVR; encoded by the coding sequence ATGATTCAATTAAAGCACGTCAATCGTTCCTTTAAAAATGGTGACAAGATTAATCATATATTAAAAGATATCAATCTTGAAATACAAAAAGGTGAATTCATTGCAATTATGGGACCATCTGGTTCAGGAAAAAGTACACTCATTAATATCATTGGATTTATCGATCGCGGTTATCAAGGAGATTATTTATTTAATGGAAATAACTATCAGAAGAGTTCCGATAACCAGTTAGCTGAAATTAGAAATCATGTTGTTGGATTTGTGTTTCAGAATTTTAAACTGATTCAAAACAATACGATTTTAGAAAATGTCAGCATTCCCTTAGTTTATGCAGGAATAGGAAGTCAAGATCGCAAAAAACGTGTACTTGATACACTGCACGATGTAGGGTTATATGATAAAGAAAATTTAGTTCCTAACAAGTTGTCAGGAGGACAGCAGCAGCGTGTAGCAATTGCGCGTTCTATTGTAAATAATCCTGATTTTATCATTGCTGATGAGCCTACAGGTGCGTTAGATTCAAAAACATCTGAAGATATTATGGAATTATTTACCAAACTGAACAAGTCACATCATACAACAATGATTATGGTCACACACGATCGAGAAGTAGCAGAACAAGCGGATCGTATCATTCATATTTTGGATGGACGAATCCAAGAGGAAGAGGTGGTACGATGA
- a CDS encoding ABC transporter permease, which produces MNRFSNVLSVSLRSIMKNKRRNIFTMIGIIIGIAAVITIMSLGNGFKKTASEQFSDSGASKDAAIINFLPSGESNKKTDPFSPSDIQIAERVNGVASAHKKEDKRQSFNGKMTNSRHSGDINIYKNHDYQDVEKGNGFDSDDNDIEEKVVTVDKHIAKKVFDNDAIGKTLFIEDEGFKIVGIANEGMESNTVHMPSKTFDHYLPNLSQDFAQLEIKLDEGSNKKEVANKVAKKLSEKGTAQSSGTYQYSDTEQMMKGITKVFDGITYFVAAVAGISLFIAGIGVMNVMYISVAERSEEIAIRRAFGAKARDIEIQFLVESVVLCLIGGIIGLILGIAIASLVDAVTPDYIKSVVSIGSVLLAVGVSTLIGVVFGWIPARAAAKKELIDIIK; this is translated from the coding sequence ATGAATCGATTTTCTAATGTTTTGTCGGTCTCTCTTCGTTCCATTATGAAAAATAAAAGACGTAATATCTTTACGATGATTGGAATTATTATAGGGATAGCAGCAGTTATTACGATTATGTCTTTAGGTAATGGTTTTAAGAAGACAGCTTCAGAGCAGTTTTCTGATTCTGGCGCTTCAAAAGACGCAGCTATTATTAATTTTTTGCCATCAGGTGAATCTAATAAAAAAACCGATCCGTTTTCTCCTTCTGACATACAAATTGCTGAACGAGTAAATGGAGTCGCAAGTGCACATAAAAAAGAGGACAAAAGGCAATCTTTTAATGGAAAAATGACGAATAGCCGACACTCAGGTGATATTAATATTTATAAAAATCATGATTATCAAGATGTTGAAAAAGGAAATGGCTTTGATTCAGATGACAATGATATTGAAGAAAAAGTAGTCACTGTTGATAAGCATATTGCTAAAAAGGTTTTTGATAATGATGCGATTGGTAAAACATTATTCATTGAAGATGAAGGTTTTAAAATAGTAGGTATTGCAAACGAAGGTATGGAATCTAATACAGTACATATGCCTTCTAAAACATTCGATCACTATTTACCTAATCTTTCTCAAGATTTTGCACAATTAGAAATTAAGCTGGATGAGGGAAGTAATAAAAAAGAAGTTGCGAATAAAGTAGCAAAAAAATTAAGTGAAAAAGGCACAGCACAATCATCTGGTACATATCAGTACTCAGATACAGAGCAAATGATGAAAGGTATTACTAAAGTATTTGATGGTATTACTTATTTTGTTGCAGCAGTAGCTGGTATTTCACTCTTTATTGCAGGTATCGGAGTAATGAATGTTATGTATATTTCGGTTGCAGAACGTTCTGAAGAAATTGCAATACGGCGCGCTTTTGGAGCTAAAGCTCGAGATATAGAAATACAATTTTTAGTCGAAAGTGTGGTCTTGTGTTTAATAGGCGGTATTATCGGTTTAATACTTGGCATTGCTATTGCATCACTCGTTGATGCGGTCACTCCAGATTATATTAAAAGTGTTGTCAGCATAGGTTCTGTGTTGCTTGCTGTTGGTGTTTCTACACTAATAGGTGTTGTATTTGGTTGGATCCCAGCGCGTGCAGCTGCTAAAAAAGAATTAATTGATATTATTAAATAA
- the cidR gene encoding cidABC operon transcriptional activator CidR: MDIKQMSYFIAVVQQGGMTNASKELYVAQPTISKAIKDLENELGSPLFDRSKRHLTLTDSGEIFYKKSLEIMNLFDNLPKEVNQLKGLEAGHISIGLSAVMNMNKFIETLGDFHQMYPNITYNLVENGGKALEQQIINNEIDIGITTLPVDNGIFESIPLYNEDLLLVVSETHPLAHRDNVEMEELANEDFILFNEDFYLNDKIIETAKRSGFVPKTISKISQWNFIENLLTEGLGVSILPENIVKMLRGPIHSLKINDKAMRWQLGVIWKKEKYINYATREYIDYMKSALTADE, translated from the coding sequence ATGGATATCAAACAAATGAGTTATTTTATTGCAGTCGTACAACAAGGCGGTATGACCAATGCATCTAAAGAACTTTATGTAGCACAGCCTACAATCAGTAAAGCCATTAAGGATTTAGAAAATGAACTTGGAAGTCCCTTGTTTGATCGTAGTAAGCGTCATCTAACTTTAACTGATAGCGGTGAGATATTTTATAAGAAGTCTTTAGAGATTATGAATCTATTTGATAATTTGCCGAAAGAAGTCAATCAGTTGAAAGGGTTAGAAGCAGGTCATATTAGTATTGGTTTATCGGCTGTCATGAATATGAATAAATTTATAGAAACATTAGGCGACTTCCATCAAATGTATCCTAATATTACTTATAATTTAGTTGAAAATGGCGGTAAGGCATTAGAACAACAAATCATTAACAATGAAATTGATATCGGTATTACAACATTGCCAGTAGATAATGGGATTTTTGAATCGATTCCGCTATATAATGAAGATTTATTATTAGTAGTCAGCGAAACACATCCTTTAGCGCATAGAGATAATGTTGAAATGGAAGAATTAGCAAACGAAGATTTTATATTATTTAATGAAGATTTTTATTTGAATGATAAAATTATTGAAACTGCTAAGCGATCTGGATTTGTGCCGAAAACCATCTCAAAAATATCGCAGTGGAACTTTATAGAAAACTTACTGACAGAAGGATTGGGCGTCAGTATACTACCTGAAAATATTGTGAAGATGTTGAGAGGGCCAATACATAGTTTGAAAATTAATGATAAAGCAATGCGTTGGCAATTGGGTGTAATTTGGAAGAAAGAAAAATATATCAATTATGCGACAAGAGAATATATTGATTATATGAAGTCTGCATTGACGGCAGATGAATAA
- a CDS encoding CidA/LrgA family protein, whose translation MITRVLKIIFQGLLIYGITLLGNAIQHLLHIPLAGSIVGLGLFFLLLQFKIIPVKWVKDGANFLLTTMVFFFIPSVVGVMDIASDIHLNFIVFFAVIILGTIAVAFTSGLIAEKMAHRPHINKGHHTS comes from the coding sequence ATGATCACTAGGGTGTTAAAAATTATATTTCAAGGTTTATTGATATATGGAATCACGCTATTAGGCAACGCCATCCAACACTTGCTGCATATTCCTTTAGCAGGCAGCATCGTCGGCCTAGGACTTTTTTTCCTACTTCTTCAATTTAAAATAATTCCTGTCAAATGGGTCAAAGACGGTGCGAACTTCTTGTTAACTACAATGGTATTTTTCTTTATACCATCAGTTGTAGGTGTAATGGATATTGCAAGTGACATTCATTTAAACTTCATCGTTTTCTTTGCTGTTATTATACTTGGTACAATCGCAGTTGCATTTACTTCTGGACTTATTGCAGAAAAAATGGCGCATAGACCGCACATTAATAAGGGGCATCACACATCATGA
- a CDS encoding LrgB family protein, producing MIWIKGILMIVLTIVMYLAAKKIQQKYKNPFLNPALIASLGIIIVLVLFRQDYSGYMTGGKIINQLLSCTVVCLAYPLYINRHKIVENFNIIFSSVITGVVLNFMLVYFSLKLLGYSKEDIVTLLPRSITAAVGIQVSHQMGGADTITVLFIITTGLIGSILGALLLKIGHFESSIAKGMAYGNASHAFGTAKALELDMESGAFSSIGMILTAVISSVLLPVLILFFY from the coding sequence ATGATTTGGATCAAAGGTATTTTAATGATTGTATTAACCATAGTCATGTACCTTGCCGCTAAGAAGATCCAACAAAAATATAAGAATCCATTTCTTAATCCAGCCCTAATTGCTTCACTAGGAATTATTATCGTGTTAGTGTTGTTTCGTCAAGATTATAGTGGGTACATGACTGGTGGTAAGATAATTAACCAGTTGCTCAGCTGTACAGTAGTATGCTTAGCTTATCCGCTATATATTAATCGACATAAAATTGTCGAGAATTTTAATATCATTTTTTCAAGTGTGATTACAGGAGTAGTGCTTAACTTTATGTTAGTCTACTTTTCTTTGAAGCTATTAGGTTATTCAAAAGAAGATATTGTAACACTCTTGCCGCGTTCCATTACTGCAGCAGTCGGCATACAAGTGTCACACCAAATGGGCGGCGCTGATACGATTACTGTACTCTTTATTATTACTACCGGTTTAATTGGCAGTATATTGGGTGCATTATTGCTGAAAATTGGACATTTCGAGTCATCTATTGCAAAAGGAATGGCTTATGGAAATGCCTCACATGCATTCGGAACAGCGAAAGCACTTGAATTGGACATGGAATCGGGAGCTTTCAGTTCAATAGGAATGATATTAACTGCGGTAATTAGTTCAGTACTATTACCTGTTCTTATTCTCTTTTTCTATTAG
- a CDS encoding pyruvate oxidase, translating into MAKIKANQALVEALLQWDIDHLYGIPGDSIDAVVDSLRTVSEQIKFYHVRHEEVGSLAAAAYTKLTGKIGVSLAIGGPGAIHLLNGMYDAKMDGVPQLVLVGQSNSNLLGTKAFQETNLLSLCEDVSVYNRQINEKDDDIFGIVNEAIKTAYEKKGVATLILPNNLLTRKVKDTTNKPVNKKRPTIPAPNPAKIKKAAKLINKAKKPVLLMGTGAKHAGPEVEALINKGKIPTIITLPAKTIIPDDHPYNLGNIGKIGTKPAYQAMQNADLLIMVGTNYPYVDYLPKKNIKAIQIDVDPKAIGHRFNVNAGIIGDAKIALTELTDLVKPVKERKFLNEALDNLKTWKEWMQKDLDNNAFPIRPEHLMQAINREADNDAVYSIDVGTSTVWSTRYLNLKPSNEFIISSWLGTMGCALPGAMASNVAFPNRQVIGIAGDGAFQMVMQDFATAVQYNMPMVIFVMNNKELAFIKYEQQAAGELEYAIDFSEMDMAKFAEACGGAGYTLTDPSDIDTVVEAAMKENRPTLVDVHVDANAAPLPGKIVPDEAINYAKWAYRSITEDKKLDIDAIPPLSTAAKRFL; encoded by the coding sequence ATGGCAAAAATCAAAGCAAATCAAGCGCTTGTAGAAGCATTACTACAATGGGATATTGATCATTTATACGGTATTCCAGGAGACTCTATCGATGCAGTAGTTGATAGTTTACGTACAGTAAGTGAACAAATTAAATTCTATCATGTTCGTCATGAAGAAGTTGGAAGCTTAGCAGCTGCAGCTTATACAAAATTAACTGGTAAAATTGGGGTATCACTTGCAATCGGTGGACCTGGTGCAATCCATTTATTAAATGGTATGTATGATGCAAAAATGGACGGTGTTCCTCAATTAGTTCTTGTAGGTCAATCAAACAGTAACTTACTAGGTACTAAAGCTTTCCAAGAAACTAACTTATTAAGCTTATGTGAAGATGTATCTGTATATAACAGACAAATTAACGAAAAAGATGACGATATTTTCGGTATCGTTAATGAAGCTATCAAAACAGCTTATGAGAAAAAAGGCGTTGCAACTTTAATCTTGCCTAACAACTTGTTAACACGCAAAGTTAAAGATACAACTAATAAACCAGTAAACAAAAAACGCCCTACAATTCCAGCTCCAAACCCAGCAAAAATTAAAAAAGCTGCTAAATTAATCAATAAAGCTAAAAAACCTGTATTATTAATGGGTACTGGTGCAAAACATGCTGGACCTGAAGTAGAAGCACTTATCAATAAAGGTAAAATCCCTACAATTATTACGTTGCCAGCAAAAACAATCATCCCAGATGATCATCCGTATAATTTAGGTAATATCGGTAAAATCGGTACTAAACCAGCATACCAAGCAATGCAAAATGCTGATTTACTAATTATGGTTGGTACTAACTATCCTTATGTTGACTATCTACCTAAGAAAAATATCAAAGCAATTCAAATTGACGTAGACCCTAAAGCAATTGGTCATCGTTTCAATGTAAATGCTGGTATTATCGGTGATGCTAAAATCGCTTTAACTGAATTAACTGACTTAGTTAAACCTGTTAAAGAACGTAAATTCTTAAACGAAGCATTAGATAACCTTAAAACTTGGAAAGAATGGATGCAAAAAGACCTTGATAATAATGCATTCCCAATTCGTCCAGAACACTTAATGCAAGCAATCAACAGAGAAGCAGACAACGATGCTGTTTACTCTATCGATGTTGGTACTTCAACAGTTTGGTCAACACGTTACCTTAATTTGAAACCAAGCAATGAATTTATCATTTCAAGTTGGTTAGGTACAATGGGTTGTGCTTTACCAGGTGCAATGGCATCTAATGTAGCATTCCCTAACCGCCAAGTAATCGGTATTGCTGGTGACGGTGCATTCCAAATGGTAATGCAAGACTTCGCAACTGCAGTTCAATATAATATGCCAATGGTAATCTTTGTAATGAATAACAAAGAATTAGCATTCATTAAATATGAACAACAAGCAGCTGGTGAATTAGAATATGCTATCGATTTCTCTGAAATGGATATGGCTAAATTTGCTGAAGCTTGCGGCGGTGCTGGTTACACATTGACTGACCCATCTGATATCGACACAGTTGTAGAAGCTGCAATGAAAGAAAACAGACCAACACTTGTTGACGTTCATGTTGATGCTAATGCAGCGCCACTTCCAGGTAAAATTGTACCTGATGAAGCTATTAACTATGCTAAATGGGCTTACAGATCAATTACTGAAGATAAAAAATTAGACATTGATGCAATCCCACCATTATCAACAGCAGCAAAACGTTTCTTATAA
- a CDS encoding amidohydrolase family protein, with amino-acid sequence MKLFDSHFHIIDYKYHIIENEGYLPPNYSFQDYKKDTKNLNLAGGTVVSGSFQGFDQQYLIHALSKLGKNFYGVTQLPIDVSNQEILSLKQKRVTAVRFNIQRGGIESLKNLRYFSERIYELAGWHTEIYLNAKTLTQIKDTLKSLPRVSIDHLGLSKEGLPTLLDLVDHGIHVKATGFGRGDLDVADAMKQIHNVNPEALMFGTDLPSTRSPRPFSKKDIQLIQETFDDQACENIFYRNALNWYQKR; translated from the coding sequence ATGAAGCTATTCGATTCACACTTTCATATTATTGATTATAAATACCATATTATAGAGAATGAGGGTTACCTCCCTCCTAATTACTCATTTCAAGATTATAAAAAAGATACTAAAAATTTAAATCTTGCTGGAGGTACCGTTGTATCTGGGTCATTTCAAGGCTTTGACCAACAGTATTTGATACATGCCCTAAGTAAATTAGGTAAGAACTTTTATGGCGTAACTCAACTCCCTATAGACGTAAGCAATCAAGAAATTCTTTCTCTTAAACAAAAAAGAGTTACTGCAGTACGTTTTAATATTCAACGCGGCGGGATAGAAAGTTTAAAAAACCTGCGCTATTTTTCTGAGCGTATCTATGAATTAGCAGGTTGGCACACTGAAATCTATCTAAATGCTAAAACATTAACACAAATCAAAGATACGTTAAAAAGCTTACCTCGGGTTTCAATAGATCACCTTGGTTTATCTAAAGAAGGATTACCTACATTACTAGATTTAGTTGATCATGGCATACATGTCAAAGCAACCGGTTTTGGTCGCGGTGATTTAGATGTCGCTGATGCGATGAAACAAATTCATAACGTTAATCCTGAAGCTTTGATGTTTGGAACAGACCTACCTTCTACACGTTCACCAAGACCCTTTTCAAAAAAAGATATTCAACTTATTCAAGAAACATTTGATGACCAAGCCTGTGAAAATATTTTTTATCGTAATGCATTAAATTGGTATCAAAAAAGATAA
- a CDS encoding GNAT family N-acetyltransferase, producing the protein MKISCIPIDNHIKLVQPELIMAEQLFQVIDENRTYLSKYLPFIDDTHTVQDESEYIKLMLAQHARGTARLFFIYSDDELIGTIDLHEINQTHKKASIGYWLAQNYTNQGITTRCVQTLCDFAFNTLDLNKLSIKANVKNKPSIKVAERCGFTYVGIDKDDLYERGQFEDFVRYALLKREFQTKANKN; encoded by the coding sequence ATGAAAATTTCTTGTATTCCTATAGATAATCATATAAAACTTGTTCAACCAGAATTAATTATGGCGGAACAATTATTTCAAGTAATAGATGAAAATAGAACGTATTTATCTAAATACTTACCCTTTATTGATGATACTCATACAGTACAAGATGAAAGTGAATATATAAAATTAATGTTAGCACAGCATGCTAGAGGGACGGCACGCTTGTTTTTCATCTATTCAGATGATGAATTGATTGGAACAATAGATTTACATGAAATTAATCAAACACATAAAAAAGCAAGTATTGGTTATTGGTTAGCTCAAAATTATACTAATCAAGGTATCACGACACGTTGTGTTCAAACTCTATGCGACTTTGCCTTTAACACTTTAGATTTAAATAAGTTGTCGATAAAGGCAAATGTGAAAAACAAACCAAGTATCAAAGTTGCTGAGCGTTGCGGATTTACATATGTCGGAATTGATAAAGATGATTTATATGAACGAGGACAATTTGAAGATTTTGTACGCTATGCTTTATTAAAAAGAGAATTTCAAACTAAAGCTAATAAAAACTAA
- a CDS encoding acyl-CoA thioesterase: protein MTERKLVAEAEIEVNGYDIDAMGIVSNIVYVRWLEDLRTIFVNKHTTASELLKQDLSPILMHTEIDYKVPITIHDRPIGKCWITKMSRLKWAFEFEIASGDKLHATAMQYGGFFNIKEQKIAPIPEVFRNI, encoded by the coding sequence ATGACTGAACGTAAATTAGTGGCTGAAGCTGAGATCGAAGTAAACGGTTATGACATTGATGCGATGGGCATTGTAAGTAATATTGTCTATGTACGCTGGTTGGAAGATTTAAGAACTATTTTTGTAAATAAGCATACTACTGCATCAGAATTACTAAAACAAGATCTTTCGCCGATCCTTATGCATACTGAAATAGATTATAAAGTACCGATTACTATCCATGATCGTCCAATTGGAAAATGTTGGATTACAAAAATGAGCCGATTAAAATGGGCATTCGAATTTGAAATTGCTTCAGGAGATAAATTACATGCGACTGCAATGCAGTACGGCGGATTCTTTAATATAAAAGAACAGAAAATTGCACCCATTCCGGAAGTTTTTAGAAACATCTAA
- a CDS encoding AzlC family ABC transporter permease has protein sequence MTHTKQTHLEALKAAFPQTIPIFAGFTFIGMAYGIYMHSLGFPPIYAMLMSLLIFAGSMEFVAGSLLLAPFSPFSAFILTLMLNSRHLFYGISMLDKFKGTGAKKPYLIFGMCDETFVINNLANIPKNIDRGLFMFYVTVLNQFYWFFGTTIGSLFGVMIKFDTKGLDFVMVALFVVIFLESWLKEKNHISSLIGLIIPIICLVLLGPNHFILPSMVLIVILLSLLRGYFARKGVA, from the coding sequence ATGACACATACAAAACAAACACATTTAGAAGCATTAAAAGCCGCGTTTCCGCAAACGATACCCATTTTTGCTGGATTTACCTTTATTGGCATGGCTTATGGTATTTATATGCATTCATTAGGTTTTCCGCCTATTTATGCCATGTTGATGAGTTTATTGATTTTTGCAGGATCAATGGAGTTCGTAGCAGGAAGTTTGTTATTAGCACCTTTCAGTCCTTTCAGTGCGTTTATATTAACGCTAATGCTGAATTCGAGACATTTATTTTATGGTATATCTATGTTAGACAAGTTTAAAGGCACAGGGGCAAAAAAACCTTATTTAATATTCGGTATGTGTGATGAAACATTTGTAATCAATAATTTAGCAAATATACCGAAAAATATAGACCGCGGTTTGTTCATGTTCTATGTAACAGTGTTGAATCAGTTTTATTGGTTTTTTGGTACAACCATCGGTAGTTTGTTTGGTGTCATGATTAAGTTTGATACGAAAGGTTTAGATTTTGTAATGGTTGCACTCTTTGTGGTCATATTTTTAGAATCGTGGTTGAAAGAAAAAAATCATATCAGCTCTCTTATCGGCTTAATTATTCCAATTATTTGTTTGGTTCTATTAGGCCCTAATCATTTCATATTACCTTCAATGGTGTTGATTGTAATTTTACTATCTCTATTAAGAGGTTACTTTGCTAGAAAGGGCGTGGCTTAA
- a CDS encoding branched-chain amino acid transporter permease — translation MTLTQQIITIGVIVLGTMLTRFLPFLIFSKDKETPKYIQYLGAVLPAAVFGFLVVYALRNTQVLSGSHGIPELIAIIVLVILHVIKRNMLVSIAGGTIVYMLLVQLVF, via the coding sequence ATGACACTTACCCAACAAATAATAACAATTGGCGTTATCGTATTAGGCACAATGTTAACACGCTTTTTACCTTTTTTAATATTTTCGAAAGATAAAGAAACCCCCAAATATATTCAATACTTAGGGGCAGTACTGCCAGCCGCTGTATTTGGTTTTCTAGTTGTTTATGCCTTACGTAATACTCAAGTTTTATCAGGCAGTCATGGCATTCCAGAGTTAATCGCAATAATTGTTTTAGTTATTCTGCATGTTATCAAGCGTAATATGCTGGTTTCAATTGCAGGCGGGACAATTGTATATATGCTTTTAGTCCAATTAGTCTTTTAA